A DNA window from Stenotrophomonas sp. 57 contains the following coding sequences:
- the proP gene encoding glycine betaine/L-proline transporter ProP yields MQDTPEAHAHFGWFKRRRHLKVDEITVVDKPMLKRAVGAAALGNAMEWFDFGVYGYLAVTIGQVFFPSSNPTAQVIAAFATFTVAFLVRPLGGLVFGPLGDRYGRQKVLAFTMILMALGTFSIGLIPSYERIGIWAPVLLLLARVVQGFSTGGEYGGAATFIAEYSTDRNRGLMGSWLEFGTLGGYIAGAGTVTALHMLLSSGQMLDWGWRIPFLVAGPLGLLGLYMRMKLEETPAFRAFAEEAEKREHDRPGLAALFQVHGRQLLVCMGLVLVFNVTDYMLLTYMPSYLSVTMGYAESKGLLLIIIVMLVMMPLNIVGGLFSDRLGRRPMIIGACIALLVLAVPCLLLVGSGNDWLIFLGLMLLGLALVCFTSSMPSTLPALFYTPVRYSALSIAFNVSVSLFGGTTPLVTAWLVERTSDPLVPAYYLMGAAVVGLVTMLFVKETAGLPLRGSPPAVGSEKEAAALLKSDVPVTVDPALPPLPEDGEPQAERSV; encoded by the coding sequence ATGCAGGACACACCCGAGGCACACGCCCATTTCGGCTGGTTCAAGCGCCGCCGCCACCTGAAGGTCGACGAGATCACCGTTGTCGACAAGCCCATGCTCAAGCGCGCCGTCGGCGCTGCCGCACTGGGCAATGCCATGGAGTGGTTCGACTTCGGTGTCTACGGCTATCTGGCCGTCACCATCGGCCAGGTGTTCTTCCCGTCCAGCAACCCCACTGCACAGGTGATTGCAGCGTTCGCCACGTTCACCGTGGCATTCCTGGTGCGGCCGCTGGGTGGACTGGTCTTCGGCCCGCTGGGCGACCGCTACGGGCGGCAGAAGGTACTGGCGTTCACCATGATCCTGATGGCGCTCGGCACCTTCTCCATCGGCCTCATTCCTTCGTACGAGCGCATCGGCATCTGGGCCCCGGTGCTGTTGCTGCTGGCGCGCGTGGTGCAGGGCTTTTCCACCGGCGGTGAATATGGTGGCGCGGCGACCTTCATCGCCGAGTACTCCACCGACCGCAACCGCGGGTTGATGGGCAGCTGGCTCGAATTCGGCACGCTGGGCGGCTACATCGCCGGCGCCGGCACCGTGACCGCACTGCACATGTTGCTGAGCAGCGGGCAGATGCTGGACTGGGGCTGGCGCATTCCGTTCCTGGTGGCCGGTCCGCTGGGCCTGCTGGGCCTGTACATGCGCATGAAGCTGGAAGAGACGCCGGCATTCCGCGCCTTCGCCGAAGAAGCCGAGAAGCGCGAACATGATCGCCCCGGGTTGGCTGCGCTGTTCCAGGTGCATGGCCGCCAGCTGCTGGTGTGCATGGGCCTGGTGCTGGTGTTCAACGTCACCGACTACATGCTGCTGACCTACATGCCCAGCTACCTCAGCGTCACCATGGGCTATGCCGAGAGCAAGGGGCTGCTGCTGATCATCATCGTGATGCTGGTGATGATGCCGTTGAACATCGTCGGCGGGCTGTTCAGTGACCGGCTCGGCCGCCGCCCGATGATCATCGGCGCCTGCATCGCGCTGCTGGTGCTGGCCGTGCCGTGCCTGCTGCTGGTGGGCAGCGGTAATGACTGGCTGATCTTCCTGGGCCTGATGTTGCTGGGCCTGGCGCTGGTGTGCTTCACCAGTTCGATGCCGTCCACGCTGCCGGCGTTGTTCTATACGCCGGTGCGCTACAGCGCGCTGTCGATTGCGTTCAATGTGTCAGTGTCGTTGTTCGGTGGCACGACGCCACTGGTCACCGCATGGCTGGTGGAGCGTACCAGCGATCCACTGGTGCCGGCGTACTACCTGATGGGCGCGGCGGTGGTCGGGCTGGTGACCATGCTGTTCGTGAAGGAGACCGCCGGCCTGCCGCTGCGCGGCTCACCGCCGGCGGTGGGCAGCGAGAAGGAAGCAGCGGCGTTGCTGAAGAGCGATGTGCCGGTGACAGTGGACCCCGCATTGCCGCCGCTGCCGGAAGATGGCGAACCGCAGGCGGAACGTTCCGTGTAG
- a CDS encoding AAA family ATPase: MGRILVLAGVNGAGKSSLLGTWLEAEGLSWFNPDSFTRRLVETGWPLPEANAEAWQEGTRRLRQAMADGTDFAFETTLGGNTIPRLLREACEHHHVAIWFCGLATVDLHIARVAARVAAGGHDIPVDKIHARFDSARENLLELLPHLAELHVYDNSAPADAAGCAEPLPVLAMAHGQLQYPVSVAELLHTPDWAKPIVMRAMALDTAR; encoded by the coding sequence ATGGGAAGGATCCTGGTGCTTGCCGGCGTCAACGGCGCCGGCAAGAGTTCGTTGCTCGGTACCTGGCTGGAAGCCGAAGGGCTGAGCTGGTTCAATCCTGATTCCTTTACCCGTCGCCTGGTGGAGACCGGCTGGCCGCTGCCCGAGGCCAATGCCGAGGCGTGGCAGGAAGGCACCCGCCGCCTGCGCCAGGCCATGGCCGATGGCACCGACTTCGCGTTCGAGACCACGCTGGGCGGAAACACCATTCCGCGCCTGCTGCGTGAGGCCTGTGAACACCATCACGTGGCGATCTGGTTCTGCGGCCTGGCTACGGTGGACCTGCATATCGCCCGTGTTGCAGCGCGGGTGGCCGCCGGTGGCCATGATATTCCGGTGGACAAGATCCACGCCCGCTTCGATTCGGCGCGCGAGAACCTGCTGGAACTGTTGCCGCACCTGGCCGAGCTTCACGTCTACGACAACAGCGCGCCGGCTGACGCCGCCGGGTGCGCCGAGCCACTGCCGGTACTGGCGATGGCGCATGGCCAGCTGCAGTATCCGGTGTCGGTGGCCGAACTGCTGCACACGCCGGACTGGGCCAAGCCCATCGTCATGCGCGCGATGGCGTTGGACACCGCCCGGTAG
- a CDS encoding type II toxin-antitoxin system prevent-host-death family antitoxin has protein sequence MTLPLDLPGLEKAPASSVKTRGWPSLMRTVREKQALVITNHNHPEAVIVDIRTYQELLAKAAGSDAGERSEELLRLRGEFDQTLAGLQRGEGLGKVLGGPIRRGRKVTLGRPL, from the coding sequence ATGACCCTGCCGCTGGATCTACCTGGCCTCGAAAAGGCCCCGGCCTCGTCGGTGAAGACCCGCGGCTGGCCGAGCCTGATGCGAACCGTGCGCGAGAAGCAGGCGTTGGTCATCACCAACCACAATCACCCCGAAGCGGTGATCGTGGACATCCGCACCTACCAGGAGCTGCTGGCCAAAGCCGCCGGCAGTGATGCCGGTGAGCGCAGCGAAGAGCTGCTGCGCCTGCGCGGTGAATTCGACCAGACCCTGGCCGGCCTGCAGCGCGGGGAGGGGCTGGGCAAGGTGTTGGGCGGGCCGATCCGCCGCGGTCGCAAGGTCACCCTCGGCCGTCCGCTCTGA
- a CDS encoding PAS domain-containing protein, with amino-acid sequence MSRRPEGIHAAKLRGGGPPAPRLHARHDGMAARIARHDWSATPLGAIDRWPPHLRATVDLMLAHGFPMIVLWGEQLVQLYNDGYAEILADKHPGGLGQPTRECWPEVWHINGPIYQRVWQGETITYEDKLYPLARRGRLEDVWFTITYSPIRGEEGCINGVLVTMFETTAAHVAQAAREREEQKRRESDHRLALAFKVLPVGVCIVDADGRLQLSNDRMRTYLPTGKVPSTDLPNHYRWQGTHPDGSRIESHDFAIARALRGETVVPGLEFQFIHDDGRARWTRVAAAPLRDAEGEVTGVFAIAVDIDDLKRATERQAVLLAELQHRVRNIMSTIHAIAWRTRATVGSVDEYAERLCGRLMSLARTQSLLTRGANAGVCLRGMLDQEIAAQAPAGAVYQLRGEDVLLPPKAAEVLSLAIHELVANALRHGALTCEDGRIEVCWQLQVQDGQPWLGLHWCERHAEVEGWEMPRQRGLGRALIEQRISYELAGSGELRFAPQGLDAWIRFPLRERDSLLQTDAPDAGAPG; translated from the coding sequence ATGTCGCGCCGTCCCGAAGGCATCCACGCCGCCAAGCTGCGTGGCGGGGGGCCACCTGCGCCGCGCCTGCATGCGCGCCACGATGGCATGGCCGCCCGCATTGCCCGCCACGACTGGTCAGCCACGCCACTGGGTGCGATCGACCGATGGCCGCCGCACCTGCGCGCCACCGTCGACCTGATGCTGGCCCACGGCTTCCCGATGATCGTGCTGTGGGGCGAGCAGCTGGTGCAGCTCTACAACGACGGCTATGCCGAGATCCTTGCCGACAAGCATCCTGGAGGTCTTGGCCAGCCCACGCGCGAATGCTGGCCCGAGGTCTGGCACATCAACGGCCCGATCTACCAGCGTGTGTGGCAGGGCGAGACCATCACCTATGAGGACAAGCTCTATCCGCTGGCGCGGCGGGGGCGGTTGGAGGATGTCTGGTTCACCATCACCTACAGCCCGATCCGTGGAGAAGAGGGTTGCATCAACGGCGTGCTGGTAACCATGTTCGAGACAACGGCCGCGCATGTCGCGCAGGCAGCCCGCGAGCGCGAGGAGCAGAAGCGCCGCGAGAGTGACCACCGCTTGGCGCTGGCCTTCAAGGTACTGCCGGTGGGTGTCTGCATTGTCGACGCCGACGGCCGACTGCAGCTGTCCAACGACCGGATGCGGACCTATCTTCCCACCGGCAAGGTGCCCTCCACCGATCTGCCGAACCACTACCGCTGGCAGGGTACGCATCCGGACGGTTCGCGCATCGAATCCCACGACTTCGCCATTGCCCGCGCCCTGCGGGGGGAGACGGTGGTCCCCGGCCTCGAATTCCAGTTCATCCATGACGATGGGCGCGCCCGTTGGACCCGCGTCGCCGCTGCGCCGCTGCGCGATGCCGAGGGCGAGGTGACCGGGGTGTTCGCCATTGCGGTGGATATCGACGATCTCAAGCGTGCGACCGAGCGCCAGGCGGTACTGCTGGCCGAACTGCAGCATCGCGTTCGCAACATCATGTCCACCATCCACGCCATTGCCTGGCGCACGCGTGCGACCGTCGGCAGCGTGGACGAGTATGCCGAGCGCCTGTGCGGACGGCTGATGTCACTGGCACGCACGCAGAGCCTGCTGACCCGCGGCGCCAATGCAGGGGTCTGCCTGCGCGGCATGCTCGACCAGGAAATCGCGGCACAGGCTCCGGCGGGCGCCGTCTATCAGCTGCGGGGCGAGGACGTGCTGTTGCCACCGAAGGCGGCTGAAGTGCTGTCGCTGGCCATCCATGAGCTGGTCGCCAACGCACTCCGGCATGGCGCATTGACCTGCGAGGACGGCCGGATCGAGGTCTGCTGGCAGCTGCAGGTGCAGGACGGGCAGCCGTGGCTGGGCCTGCACTGGTGCGAGCGCCATGCCGAGGTGGAGGGCTGGGAGATGCCGCGGCAGCGTGGCCTGGGCCGGGCGTTGATCGAGCAGCGCATTTCGTATGAACTGGCCGGCAGCGGCGAGCTGCGCTTTGCCCCGCAAGGGCTGGATGCCTGGATCCGCTTTCCGCTGCGCGAGCGCGACAGCCTGCTGCAGACCGACGCCCCGGACGCTGGGGCGCCGGGGTGA
- a CDS encoding response regulator translates to MLEAGNKPEGLKGLRVLVAEDEFAIAMFLVDYLELKGAQVVGPAGDLQALGQLVDTHPIDVALLDINLGGEQVYPLADRLAEAGTPFLLTSGYDDNLPSRFASAPRCTKPYHIETLVQQLAGLVAAPQVSAGIA, encoded by the coding sequence GTGCTGGAAGCGGGCAACAAGCCAGAGGGCCTGAAAGGGCTGCGTGTACTGGTGGCGGAGGATGAATTCGCCATCGCGATGTTCCTGGTCGACTATCTGGAGCTTAAAGGCGCACAGGTGGTGGGGCCTGCCGGTGACCTGCAGGCGCTGGGGCAGCTGGTCGATACCCATCCCATCGATGTGGCATTGCTGGACATCAACCTGGGCGGTGAGCAGGTGTATCCGCTGGCCGATCGGCTGGCCGAGGCCGGTACGCCCTTCCTGCTGACCTCCGGTTACGACGACAACCTGCCCAGCCGCTTCGCCAGCGCGCCGCGCTGTACCAAGCCCTATCACATCGAAACCCTGGTGCAGCAGCTGGCCGGGCTGGTGGCGGCGCCGCAGGTCTCTGCGGGCATCGCCTGA
- a CDS encoding surface lipoprotein assembly modifier, with product MRHPIFLVVLLLAAADVRAQQDDLRRVLEQGSELRRQRQDQQRLQQAESQRPTITIDGQTLRVERTVDDLGQALYLSLQHQQWQAAAAFLDEYIELPGHDPLLRHYAQGALARVTGDHHRAAREYGALLTAQPDFLPARLELARVFAEDQRDREATALFRAIVSGIDGDDPATAGVRARVDGYLAALQARQRWKGAVAAGPAWSDNINRSSASRTCLFGVGDACIIERKLPDAQRAGGLDYDASLERRWVLGGHHGLYVRGLAFGQAWRGHSAYNELNANVQAGYSWRSARQTVMLAPSYDYQGLGNHALQGGSGVHAEWQYALDARSLLKLEADWKRQRYRQHGLASNYDGELASVYATWFRALNPRWTVFAGLDVTDSNAADPANGYRQRGLRLGVARQWSGTTATVFASLRERDYDAWSPLLEARRQDSEQNLIAIVRSERLAVAGLVPSLSLRYARVDSNVGWLYSHERSLLSLKWERAF from the coding sequence ATGCGCCACCCCATCTTCCTGGTCGTTCTGCTGCTGGCCGCCGCCGATGTGCGCGCCCAGCAGGACGACCTGCGCCGTGTGCTGGAACAGGGCAGCGAACTACGCCGCCAGCGGCAGGACCAGCAACGCCTGCAGCAGGCCGAATCGCAACGGCCGACCATCACCATCGACGGCCAGACCCTGCGCGTGGAGCGCACCGTGGATGACCTCGGCCAGGCCCTGTACCTGTCGTTGCAGCACCAGCAATGGCAGGCCGCCGCCGCGTTCCTGGACGAATACATCGAGCTTCCCGGCCATGACCCGCTTCTGCGCCACTATGCGCAGGGCGCGCTGGCCCGGGTGACCGGCGATCATCATCGTGCGGCCCGTGAGTACGGGGCGCTGTTGACCGCGCAGCCGGACTTTCTGCCAGCGCGACTGGAACTGGCGCGTGTCTTTGCCGAAGACCAGCGCGACCGCGAGGCCACGGCGCTGTTTCGCGCGATCGTCTCTGGCATCGATGGCGACGACCCTGCCACGGCCGGCGTGCGTGCGCGCGTCGACGGCTATCTGGCGGCGCTGCAGGCACGGCAACGCTGGAAGGGAGCGGTCGCGGCCGGGCCCGCCTGGAGCGACAACATCAACCGCAGCTCGGCCAGTCGCACCTGCCTGTTCGGCGTGGGCGACGCCTGCATCATCGAACGGAAACTGCCCGACGCCCAGCGCGCGGGGGGCCTCGACTACGACGCCAGCCTGGAACGGCGCTGGGTGCTGGGCGGGCATCATGGACTGTACGTACGCGGTCTCGCCTTCGGTCAGGCATGGCGCGGGCACAGTGCGTACAACGAGCTCAATGCCAACGTGCAGGCGGGTTACAGCTGGCGTAGTGCACGGCAGACCGTGATGCTCGCCCCCAGCTATGACTACCAGGGCCTGGGCAACCATGCGCTGCAGGGCGGCAGTGGCGTGCACGCGGAATGGCAGTACGCCCTGGATGCACGCAGCCTGCTCAAGCTGGAGGCTGACTGGAAGCGCCAGCGCTATCGCCAGCACGGCCTGGCCAGCAACTACGACGGCGAGCTGGCATCGGTGTATGCCACCTGGTTCCGGGCGCTCAATCCACGCTGGACGGTCTTCGCCGGGTTGGATGTGACCGACAGCAACGCTGCCGACCCGGCCAACGGCTACCGCCAACGCGGTCTTCGGCTGGGCGTGGCACGCCAGTGGAGCGGCACCACCGCCACCGTGTTCGCCTCGTTGCGCGAGCGCGACTATGACGCGTGGAGCCCGCTGCTGGAAGCGCGTCGCCAGGACAGCGAGCAGAACCTGATCGCCATCGTCCGCAGCGAGCGCCTGGCCGTGGCCGGGCTGGTACCCAGCCTGAGCCTGCGCTACGCGCGCGTCGACAGCAACGTCGGCTGGCTGTACAGCCACGAGCGCAGCCTGCTGAGCCTGAAGTGGGAACGGGCCTTCTGA
- a CDS encoding Slam-dependent surface lipoprotein, producing the protein MKMISRSVLAVAATLALAGAAQAADIVGAASPVTDAELYVAVGESQVNGGPHQAGKAGIGVGTVSGARRVDFQGLSAYSVPTTVNGTTVRTVAMPITGAPGSHSGMGHFNFVKVGSGDVWFGEWSKDGAAGGFNNRQVYFVGDRAGTTLPAGVATYSVAGLNKFNGSNLLSGTFRANFGNGTLLGGLTGGGLAISVNANISSANASFAGTATANGSVAGITQGQFFGANAATLAGIATFSGNSQYDTAFGGSKN; encoded by the coding sequence ATGAAGATGATTTCCCGTTCGGTTCTCGCCGTTGCGGCAACCCTCGCCCTGGCCGGTGCCGCGCAGGCAGCCGATATCGTGGGCGCAGCCAGCCCGGTGACCGATGCCGAGCTGTACGTCGCCGTCGGTGAATCGCAGGTCAACGGCGGCCCGCACCAGGCTGGCAAGGCCGGCATCGGCGTCGGCACCGTCTCCGGCGCCCGCCGTGTCGACTTCCAGGGCCTGTCGGCGTACTCGGTGCCGACCACGGTCAACGGCACCACCGTGCGCACCGTGGCCATGCCGATCACCGGCGCGCCGGGCAGCCATTCGGGCATGGGCCACTTCAACTTCGTCAAGGTCGGCAGCGGCGATGTGTGGTTCGGCGAGTGGTCCAAGGATGGCGCCGCCGGTGGTTTCAACAACCGGCAGGTCTACTTCGTCGGTGATCGCGCCGGCACCACGCTGCCGGCCGGTGTGGCCACCTACAGCGTGGCGGGCCTGAACAAGTTCAACGGCAGCAACCTGCTGTCGGGCACCTTCCGCGCCAACTTCGGAAACGGCACGCTGCTCGGTGGCCTGACCGGTGGTGGCCTGGCGATCAGCGTCAACGCCAACATCAGCAGCGCCAACGCCTCGTTCGCGGGCACCGCCACCGCCAATGGCAGCGTTGCCGGCATCACCCAGGGCCAGTTCTTCGGCGCCAACGCGGCCACCCTGGCCGGTATTGCCACCTTCAGCGGCAACAGCCAGTACGACACCGCCTTCGGCGGCAGCAAGAACTGA
- a CDS encoding TonB-dependent receptor: MPSTASACHPRATVLALAISTALLPLAWVPAVQAQTAIVAPVRQYAIPEQPLADAVRAFGRQADVQVAFRSNLVEGRRSSAVHGEYSQMQALQQLLRGSGVRAQRGIDGTWSLRAAAEAGEGEGVRVTETLDVAGRLQSEGGEARDRRGYDDVFALDLTTAYSGRDRVERYRGSSPADVVKDLVGVFSGDARNSGALDINIRGIQGPGRVPVSIDGGEQALTVWRGYNGVSNRNYIDPNLIGGIQVIKGPGLVRDVHSGIGGALVIRTIDVDDIVAADERFGGELKIEGSSNAVAPRLPRLHTGEDYRTVPGFPQGSPSSPYDDRTLVVPVKSRSGNNPFDGEDQAWRLALGYRGDSVDLMAAYAWRKRGNYFSGTKGSDYYDQDPREQFEYQGVDYITTLARYFKPGDEVPNTSSEQASWLLKGSWQINDDQQLKATWRRTLSHYGEIMPSRILSAPDYGRIQWPLSRVASDAWNLEYRFQPADSRWLDLHANLWRTETDSDTYTAGGFPNFAPGNPAWDPDASPILRNTALANARNDRTGLTLSNRFALQSTLDLTVGGNWQYEKLGSRDPYFGPSDGWRMYPRAGRRQEGEGYLDLEWRPVDFLTLNAGVRYSRYWAVDDFLQAHPELLAKGVGSREATYRTNELPERPASLQAEIDALEAEREFWESIGMGSVIDDALHGLLAYYETPQAVEHRIAWQPDASGNYSRATNPCLNGHVAAIPGALPLYAGSDLLCSIGSALQSRPVDGRNERRRDHAWLPSFSATVSLSPAARVYLRYSEAVRFPSMFESTIAFSSSLNPLYALKPEHAYNYELGYVHNLSGLFGNTADADVKLAYYVHKTRNVIERDAYFLFDNIDKQTIRGIELQARFDNRRFFTDLGIARTLENEVCDESTAVLLDANRGLVPNCVQDGFVSGYLLTQAIPKLSVNLSLGARLVDEQLELGSRIVHYQRHENPDLQAYRDRLLAGGSSLLWQNVPFTWGNITTVDAYARWRFNEHASVELVGSNLGNRYYVDPATRSTLPAPGRTIKLGVTARF, from the coding sequence ATGCCGTCCACGGCATCTGCCTGCCATCCCCGCGCCACCGTTCTGGCCCTGGCCATCTCCACCGCTCTGCTTCCGCTGGCCTGGGTGCCGGCCGTGCAGGCGCAGACGGCGATCGTCGCGCCGGTGCGCCAGTACGCCATCCCGGAGCAACCGCTGGCCGACGCCGTGCGAGCCTTTGGACGCCAGGCCGACGTGCAGGTGGCGTTCCGCAGCAACCTGGTGGAAGGCCGCCGCTCCAGCGCAGTGCATGGTGAGTACAGCCAGATGCAGGCGCTGCAGCAGCTGCTCCGCGGCAGCGGGGTGCGTGCCCAGCGCGGCATCGACGGTACCTGGAGCCTGCGGGCCGCAGCGGAGGCGGGTGAGGGGGAAGGGGTGCGGGTGACCGAGACACTGGACGTGGCCGGTCGCCTGCAATCGGAAGGGGGCGAGGCCCGCGACCGGCGTGGCTACGATGATGTGTTCGCACTGGACCTGACCACGGCGTACTCGGGACGCGACCGGGTGGAGCGCTACCGCGGCTCCAGCCCAGCCGACGTGGTCAAGGATCTGGTCGGGGTGTTCAGTGGCGACGCGCGCAACAGCGGTGCGCTGGACATCAACATCCGCGGCATCCAGGGGCCGGGGCGGGTGCCGGTCAGCATCGACGGCGGCGAGCAGGCGTTGACGGTCTGGCGGGGCTACAACGGCGTCAGCAACCGCAACTACATCGATCCCAACCTGATTGGTGGCATCCAGGTCATCAAGGGGCCAGGGCTGGTGCGCGATGTGCACAGCGGGATCGGTGGCGCGCTGGTGATCAGGACCATCGACGTCGATGACATCGTTGCCGCAGACGAGCGCTTCGGCGGGGAGCTGAAGATCGAAGGCAGCAGCAATGCGGTGGCGCCGCGCCTGCCACGCCTGCACACCGGCGAGGACTACCGCACCGTCCCGGGCTTCCCGCAGGGCTCGCCGAGCTCGCCCTATGACGACCGCACCCTGGTGGTGCCGGTGAAGTCGCGCAGCGGCAACAATCCCTTCGACGGCGAGGACCAGGCCTGGCGTCTGGCACTGGGCTACCGCGGCGACAGCGTCGACCTGATGGCCGCCTACGCCTGGCGCAAGCGTGGCAACTACTTCTCCGGGACCAAGGGCAGCGATTACTACGACCAGGACCCGCGCGAGCAGTTCGAGTACCAGGGGGTCGACTACATCACCACGCTGGCGCGCTACTTCAAGCCTGGCGACGAAGTACCCAATACCTCCAGCGAGCAGGCGTCTTGGCTGCTGAAGGGAAGCTGGCAGATCAACGACGACCAGCAGTTGAAGGCCACCTGGCGGCGCACGCTGTCTCACTATGGCGAGATCATGCCCTCGCGCATCCTGTCCGCGCCGGATTACGGGCGCATCCAATGGCCGCTCAGCCGCGTCGCCTCCGATGCCTGGAACCTGGAGTACCGCTTCCAGCCAGCCGACAGCCGTTGGCTGGACCTGCATGCCAATCTATGGCGCACCGAGACGGACAGCGACACCTACACCGCAGGCGGCTTTCCGAACTTCGCGCCAGGCAACCCGGCGTGGGACCCGGACGCCAGCCCGATCCTGCGCAACACCGCGTTGGCCAATGCGCGCAACGACCGCACCGGCCTGACCCTGAGCAACCGCTTCGCGCTGCAGTCCACCCTCGACCTGACCGTGGGTGGCAACTGGCAATACGAAAAGCTCGGCTCGCGTGACCCGTACTTCGGTCCCTCCGATGGCTGGCGCATGTACCCACGCGCCGGCCGCCGCCAGGAAGGCGAGGGCTATCTGGACCTGGAATGGCGCCCGGTCGATTTCCTCACCCTCAATGCCGGCGTGCGCTACAGCCGGTACTGGGCGGTCGACGACTTTCTTCAGGCGCATCCGGAGCTGCTGGCCAAGGGCGTGGGCAGCAGGGAGGCGACCTACCGGACCAACGAGCTGCCCGAGCGGCCGGCCAGTCTCCAGGCGGAGATCGACGCGCTCGAGGCCGAACGTGAGTTCTGGGAGAGTATCGGCATGGGTTCGGTGATCGACGATGCATTGCATGGCCTGCTGGCGTACTACGAGACGCCGCAGGCGGTGGAACACCGCATCGCCTGGCAGCCTGATGCCAGCGGCAATTACAGCCGTGCCACCAACCCCTGCCTCAATGGCCATGTGGCGGCGATTCCCGGTGCGCTGCCGCTCTACGCGGGCAGCGACCTGCTCTGCAGCATCGGCAGCGCTCTGCAGTCGCGACCGGTGGATGGACGCAATGAACGCCGTCGTGACCATGCCTGGCTTCCCAGTTTCTCGGCCACGGTGAGCCTGTCGCCGGCCGCACGCGTCTACCTGCGCTACAGCGAGGCGGTGCGCTTCCCGAGCATGTTCGAAAGCACCATCGCCTTCTCCAGCAGCCTCAACCCGCTGTATGCGCTCAAGCCGGAACACGCCTACAACTACGAACTGGGCTACGTGCACAACCTTTCCGGCCTGTTCGGCAACACCGCCGATGCCGACGTCAAGCTGGCCTATTACGTGCACAAGACCCGCAACGTGATCGAGCGTGATGCGTATTTCCTGTTCGACAACATCGACAAGCAGACCATTCGCGGCATCGAGCTGCAGGCGCGCTTCGACAACCGGCGCTTCTTCACCGACCTGGGCATCGCCCGCACGCTGGAAAACGAGGTGTGCGACGAAAGCACGGCCGTGCTGCTGGACGCCAATCGTGGCCTGGTCCCGAACTGCGTGCAGGACGGCTTCGTCAGTGGCTACCTGCTGACCCAAGCGATTCCGAAGCTGTCGGTGAACCTGTCGCTGGGCGCGCGCCTGGTCGATGAGCAGTTGGAACTGGGCAGCCGCATCGTCCACTACCAGCGCCACGAGAACCCCGATCTGCAGGCGTACCGCGACCGGCTGCTGGCCGGTGGCAGCAGCCTGCTGTGGCAGAACGTGCCGTTCACCTGGGGCAACATCACCACCGTCGACGCCTATGCGCGCTGGCGCTTCAACGAGCACGCCAGCGTCGAGCTGGTCGGCAGCAACCTCGGCAACCGCTACTACGTCGACCCGGCCACGCGCTCCACGCTGCCGGCGCCGGGCCGCACGATCAAGCTCGGCGTCACCGCGCGCTTCTGA
- a CDS encoding FecR domain-containing protein: MITSEPSPRQARQALRWVIRCSAGPLPGRQHRTLQRWLRADPQHVLAWHQQQAFWRGLDAAGPEVLAALPELTEDRQGLRAIAPRRRLPWMLASAAAVVLMVAAAPHALLLARSDLRSSEAPRVVQLEDGSTAVLDAGTALAVAFNGHQRQLRLLRGQAWFRVAHEARPFQVEAAGGQIRDIGTAFSVSLQDGMVTTEVSEGVVDVRPGAGNVQRLYAGQARSFRDGLWVQPARRADPEALAPWRRGEVAIDNLPAAEAIADLARYRHAPVWVLGGQAAQVRVSGLFHLQQPDTAIDAVAAQAGLRVQRLPGGAMVLW, translated from the coding sequence ATGATCACGTCCGAACCCTCGCCGCGTCAGGCCAGGCAGGCCTTGCGCTGGGTGATACGGTGCAGTGCAGGCCCGCTGCCCGGACGCCAGCACCGAACCCTGCAGCGCTGGCTGCGGGCCGATCCGCAGCATGTGCTGGCCTGGCACCAGCAGCAGGCATTCTGGCGGGGGCTGGATGCCGCCGGGCCGGAGGTGCTGGCCGCGCTGCCCGAACTGACCGAAGATCGCCAAGGGCTGCGCGCGATCGCGCCACGACGCCGACTGCCGTGGATGCTGGCCAGTGCTGCCGCCGTTGTCCTGATGGTTGCCGCTGCGCCGCACGCGCTGTTGCTGGCACGCAGCGATCTGCGCAGCAGCGAAGCGCCGCGCGTGGTGCAGCTGGAGGACGGCAGCACGGCGGTGCTGGATGCAGGCACCGCGCTGGCAGTTGCATTCAATGGCCACCAGCGGCAGCTGCGCCTGCTGCGCGGCCAGGCGTGGTTCCGGGTGGCGCACGAGGCGCGGCCGTTCCAGGTCGAGGCTGCTGGCGGCCAGATCCGCGATATCGGCACGGCCTTCAGCGTGTCCCTGCAGGACGGCATGGTCACAACGGAAGTGAGCGAGGGCGTGGTCGATGTGCGGCCCGGCGCGGGCAACGTTCAGCGGCTCTACGCAGGCCAGGCACGAAGCTTCCGTGACGGTCTCTGGGTGCAGCCGGCACGCCGGGCCGACCCCGAGGCCCTGGCGCCCTGGCGCCGCGGTGAAGTGGCGATCGACAATCTGCCTGCTGCCGAGGCCATCGCCGACCTGGCGCGTTACCGCCACGCTCCGGTGTGGGTGCTGGGCGGGCAGGCGGCGCAGGTGCGGGTGAGTGGCCTGTTCCACCTGCAGCAACCGGACACCGCCATCGATGCCGTGGCTGCGCAGGCGGGACTGCGTGTGCAGCGCCTGCCGGGCGGCGCCATGGTGCTGTGGTGA